ATCCAAATCCAAGAAGAACAATAAGCCAATCAAAGTAGTGTACATATCAAACCCCATGAAAGTAGAGATCAGTGCTTCAAACTTCATGGCCTTAGTGCAAAAACTCACCGGCCAAGACGCTGCTGAACTTCCCGAAGATCCCATCCTATTCACCGACGCTGATGAATCCGTAGTCGTTTCCGCCGAAGACGGAGGCGATCAAAGGGTACCCGACGCTGCAAAAACCACAAACACTGCCGCTGCCGCCGACCATGCACGGGTGGTCCTCCAACAACAGTATCCCGCCATTACCGATGATAATATTAATGCTCAAGGCGTCCCCTTCGATATCTACGACGACGACGTCTTTACACCCCAGATGATAGAGAATTTTACTGGGTTAATACCTCAAAGCCTTTTAATATGAAAATGTTGTAAGCTCTCTTTATTTTTAAGCCTTTTTATTTACTGTTATTTTTAACGTTAAGTTCCAGGCTTTAACTGTTAATCTCGTGATATTATCATTATTTACATTAGGGCtgcaatacatatatatatgtatgtatgtatagatGGATGTAAGGTTTTTGCTGTTCTTTCTTGGTGTGCTATATTTATGTT
This is a stretch of genomic DNA from Gossypium arboreum isolate Shixiya-1 chromosome 11, ASM2569848v2, whole genome shotgun sequence. It encodes these proteins:
- the LOC108472803 gene encoding uncharacterized protein LOC108472803; protein product: MDYSIGSSGTTLHIRKTPKKSKSKKNNKPIKVVYISNPMKVEISASNFMALVQKLTGQDAAELPEDPILFTDADESVVVSAEDGGDQRVPDAAKTTNTAAAADHARVVLQQQYPAITDDNINAQGVPFDIYDDDVFTPQMIENFTGLIPQSLLI